In the Osmia bicornis bicornis chromosome 6, iOsmBic2.1, whole genome shotgun sequence genome, GGTTTCACGGTGTCACGAACCGTAACTGTCGATCGTTGTTAAAGAAATAACGCTATTATTAACGTTACATTATTAATTGTCATCGTTGCTACGTCCTAGGAGGATATGATTATTAACACAGCCCGCTCGCTGGTGCCATCATCCGTCTGTATTAGGACGCCTTTCGTTCTAATCATTACTGGTAAGCCGTACGAGAAACTAACGATGATTTTTAGTTTCTATTCGAGTTATAAATTCCAACTCGATCTTGATACGACATTTTCTTTCAATGAAATCGAGAATATTTTGGTAAACCGAAGACCATGAGGAAAACGCACATCGGTGAATCAGGTTCGCAGCCTGATAACTCGGTGACAATTTGGAAGTTGAAACAAGGTAGgggattttttcttctttttttttgaagAGGAGATTCTTAGTCTTGTGACGTGGTCGGTTCAAATGGTATtacaatttttggaaaatatttatttcctcGTGAAAGTGATCGATACGTCGATCGATGATCCCTCAATCAGTCCTTCTCTCTATCTCTGTCGAAGTACTAATTGCAGGATCGTTTCTGCGAGTGTGAGATTTTGGGTCTTTGAGCTTTCCTCCCGCCCACTTACCTCTCGGAGAGacaatgtacattaattatCGTCGTGTAAGGGTATATAGATGAACAGAACTATGATAATGattctatgtatattttgACAATACTATTCTTGGTACCGCCGACGAGAAAAGCCGATGGAAGGTGTGTGATCGCGTCCGTTTGTACATTTATGTATCGTACTATTTTGATGTGATCGTAGGTGTACCATAATgttaaaagaattaattaaaagatgGAATAACTATTATAGGAATGATCGCGATTGAGATCAAAAACGCTGATCTTAATCGATGAGGTGATAACTGCCTATTCGCAATAATTGCTATTGTCACGTTTTAAGGTACACGGAGGTTCTAGTTTTACAACAATCCTGAGTTCCGTGATagatgaattaattaattattcgttGTTGAAGAAAATCAAAGGATTTTTGGAAACTTTAATACCTGATGTATTATACTTAGCAAATCGTGTAAATCGCCAAGCGGAAATGCATTGTTGGGAATGAAATGATTGTTCGCAATGTATAGTTTAATCATGACGATCGTTTGTTGAATGCATATCAGTTACAGTTATCTTTGTTAATCATGTATACGatgtatttataattacttatttttttttttttataagtaCCTATGAAACTTTTCTCTTCACACCATCTTTTTAATACTGTTTTAATCGTAATTGTACTGTTGCTTTCTAACTCAGTTTGgaaaatgttttcttttttaattagatatcTATTCATTTAATGATGCAAGCTGatacttaaataaaaaaaagaaagaaaatagcaCAACTGTAACACACTGTGAAATTAATAGCAACAGGTATTgtaaaaatggtaaattttTGCCTCTTAATGAGCAATTTAGAAACTACGACGTCATTCCCTGTGAAATATATAcctatttataaaaaaaatctcCTATCATCATTTTACATTTAgatgatattttattagaattttgttatcccttgtatattttgttttcACTTTTATACTACCCGTTAAATCGTGTCACGTGACGTTTAACGAATCATGTACAAagtttattgttaataatatatgatagttaataataatgataattaacgTTAAGCGATTGATCTGTTTCGTCGAATCGTGCCATTTTACCAGTGTTGTACATACGGTTGTATTATTGTACCAATCGCAGAGTTGGATCTCTAGAGTCAATATTATCAATTATGTTCAGTATGGCGGTAGCAAAATTTGTCCAAATTGCTACCAGCTGACAATAATGAAACCAGAATCACAAAAACCATAGGGAGATTCACGATACAAGTGTAAAAGATTTCAAAGTCCTTATAGCGATTAAGCAATACTTCATCGTtggtttcttctttttctataaaatctttttctttttaatttattttataagatTCCTGAGATCATTTTCTAACACTAGAATGAATTACCCTCTATCGTTATTTCTTATCTCAACGACAGGAGCTTAGTAATTTTTctgatttaaaataagaattatttgaatttctgGTAAATTTATAATCGGACCAACGATGAAATACTGCTAATGTTAATTTGCGTGTACATTCGCATTTCAGGTAATACACCAACAAACACGCAGGAAACTAATGAACGTTTTGTAGATGTTCTAACACACTGTTGTGCaaagatgaaaaatgaaaaaaaaaaagaggagagaaaaagCTATCATTGTACGAATAAAAGGAGACAAGTGTAGAATATGTGTACGACAGTTAAATAGAAACCTTTGATTATTTAACTTAAAATTACTCTATTGTAAAATACTGTAATAACTGTATGAATAGTCCGTAAGTTCTAATAAAAGAACAGTTTAAAATCTTTGGTATTACAGGTTTTACTGCTGAtctcatcttttttttttaatacatatttcacaACGAATTGCACCAGGAAACCTTAATTTCACCCTTCTACCctattttcgaaatttcatcGCGACGTCTGCAAGGGCCATTAGTTCCATCAAACTGCTAATTGTTGATCAGGATTGGGCATCGATCCTGGCTGAAGAATAACGTCTTGGTTGCGGAGGCGGAAGAGCCTCTGCAAGAATGGTCTCTGGCCACTCCTTTCCGCGGCTATATTGGCTCTCAAATGATTCAGATACTCCGATCTGTTTCTCAGTACACCGAAAAATTCCAACGAGGCAAAAGCGACGAACATGACGATGCTTACCATAGCGATCGTCGTGATTAAACAGATCAGATGCCAGGAAAAATGTGTTAAACCTAACACGATCTCCTCCGTGTCGTCGATATTGAAAAGAGGGACTAAAAGACTTCCTAGAATAGAGCTGACCAAATGAATAGCTACGATGTTACAATAGTCCTCGAGGGCGCTATGAAACACTTGTCTGGACACTAAAAAAAAGACGATGCTTCCGGCCGAACCCAAGCAAATTGCTTTCAAAGGGGAATAATTGTCCGCCCCGGCAGATATTACTACCAAGCCGGATACTATGGCTTGTACGCATCGCATTACAGTCCAGTGATTGAATTCTTCTGTGGCGAACACGAAATGAAAAGCTACGACCAGCAGGCTGCACGATGACGCAGCCAGCAAATTGTTGATGTAGATGTTGCATCGcaatttcatataaaaattatgCTGTATTGTGTTATCGTTTGGAATGCTGAGACTCTGcaatgaagaaaaattagaatttaatgAATCGGAGTAAAGTGGATCGTTTTTAACATTAGATTTACCGACGTTTGAGGCAGacttattttcaaattgaaaacaacgtagtaaattaaatagatggaggatgaaacataatttaatacatACATCCATTCTTTATCTTCTGATaagatttgtaatttaaaataaaaaacttggAACCAGTCATATTGATTGGTCTGGTAAATCTAATGTTAAAGTGGGGGTACAACCCCGCATCTTTtcaaaaagaattattaaattaatgcaAAAGCGAAATAGCCGAACTCGCGCAATACGTCCGGTAGAAACATCAATTCGCGTCTCAAATTGTGATTCAAAGTACGATTTAAAGAAACTAAAATTTTGTTGGAAAAATAGATTTGAATAATACACAGAAATATAACACTCGGtattcaaatcaaatcaaaatcaaaatcaagaaaattggaaaattgagAAATTGGCGATAATTGTTTATCTCTCTGATATGACAGAGAAAGACCTTATTTGGAATAACACTCTGAATATTCCATCAAAAAGGGCATAATacattttatctttttatataaTCATGTGTCCTCAATGCTGTTAATTTACCTGTAATCCAATAAATACCAAAAATTGACCGGCAAAGACGGTTCCTGGTGAACTGGAACCAACACTTGCGTCATCTATACTGTTCAAACGGAGTATCCTTCGTCCAAGTATCGCGCATCCTATGAATCCTGATAATCCACCAACGAGATGAACAATCGCTGATCCAGCGTAATCTAGAAATTTCACATCTCTTCCGTCCAATGTATACTCTCTCATCCATCCTTCGGGCGTCCAAATCCAATGGATCAAGAACGGTTGCAAGAAACCGGCCAACAGAAATCCTGTGACAAGGTAGCCGATGGTATGCGTCCGACCCACGATTCCGCAGGTGCAAATTGCAGCTGCAATTACCACTGCCGACCAACCAATTATGGCTTCATCCTTATCGACGATTACATCACCGATCCAATACCCTTCGGCTACCACACCGTTTACGTCGCCGTTATAGGCGATTACGGTTCCCAATAGAAAGTAAACGATCGTTACCCAACAGAAATCAACGATGTTCTGCAGtagaattaaattaacattgtTCACTGGCACGCTACCAATGTGTATAAGAACAAAGCCAGCTCGTAATAGAACGACGAGGATGATACGAGCGAAACTCGGTCCCGAGGGAATGTGGAAAAATAAGCTGCTGTTGTAATCGATACGACTTTCGCTCCCGtaatcgtaataatgatagtcGAAATCGTCAGACATTCCCTTGACCCAGAAGAAATCTATTTGGATAACTTTCTCTATGTTTCCGAGGTTACATTATCGATATTATAAAATGGGAATTATAAATTTGGCGAGGTTAGGAATTAGACAAGAATATCGTAatcgtttttattttctgcGCAAGCGCATTTAATTTGTGTAAAAGTTCACATTTCCGAGTAATGAACATAGTGAtacatttaaatattcaaagtaCACCGCGTAGATTGAAACACGCCCGCTGATTGGTTCCAGGAACGCCAGCCAATAGCTAGCAACGAGGCACGCACCGCGCATGTCACGTCATTAGCCGCCGCAAGGTCGGGGTCTTCAGGCCGCAGGGACGAGCCGGCAAGCGATGCCGCCCGTCGTCGACGTAGGTAGTCGTTCGAGGACGGTCGTTGGTGTCTCAGTGTTTGGTGTAAGTGACCCGTGTGAAACGAAAGGTTATAAGTAGTACTTGTTCGACCAGTGTACCGTTTCTGACGGAGGAAACGTTGCAAGAGGATGGCCACGGTATGCTGTCGCGCTCTCTATGTTGTCAGATGGTACGAGGTGTCCCGCGTGCTGAGTGTTTCCTCCACCCTGGTGACAACAAAAAACTACCGCAACGTGAGTGTTgacatatattattatttacaatataaGCAGTAATGCGATGTAAGAAGCAGAGTTTAATCGCTTTCGTGTCCCGTCTTAATCGCACGCGCGTTCAGAAAGCGTTTTCCTGAATGAATGtattcattatattttcttgTGGTCTCCCCTTTATTATTTCGAACCTTTCTCTCACACCTTACCAGTTCCCTCCTTTTTTATACTCTGGTACCCCTCACGCAGTGAAGTTGGGAGCAACAGGCTCCAGAAAACTAACGGAAACCTGTCATTCGTTTTATCAAAGAATGCGATTAAATTCGAGCTTGCGAGTTCCACCGGTAGTATGTACTTGCAATGCATACGTAAACAAGTATATTCTGTCGTACCCTTACCAAATATGGACACCATGTGGAACGAAATACTTCGTTGCCCACGACTTGCTTTACGAGTATCCTTCGAACATCTGTTTTACGTGTGCCTGCTCCGAAACTATTTCTTTTCGTTTCGCCAGAAAATACACGTGCCATAGTTACGATACCTATGCAAGGAATGCATGCCGCGGGTACACGTGTAAATTTGTCTTTTACGCGGTTGTTTACGGTTACGTTGGTAGAGTAACGATTTCTTGAATGTAGGTTATGGTGTACTAAATTAGCACCCTATACAGCGTATGGCAGTAACGTATTATTCAAACGTGTATTATTGCTGCGATAATCGcgtaaatgaaatgaaactaaatatttatatatttggCGGTTCACGCGTCATATTCTTGCGCAGGCTGTATGCCTGCAGTATCTCGGCATTAATTACTGTAACGAATCCTGAGATATCACTTCACcagataaattatttattttatcagtCATAGAACCATGCGTGTGTATAGAATTTTGACACGCGATGTCGCGTTTCCAGG is a window encoding:
- the LOC114874952 gene encoding putative ammonium transporter 1; the encoded protein is MREKVIQIDFFWVKGMSDDFDYHYYDYGSESRIDYNSSLFFHIPSGPSFARIILVVLLRAGFVLIHIGSVPVNNVNLILLQNIVDFCWVTIVYFLLGTVIAYNGDVNGVVAEGYWIGDVIVDKDEAIIGWSAVVIAAAICTCGIVGRTHTIGYLVTGFLLAGFLQPFLIHWIWTPEGWMREYTLDGRDVKFLDYAGSAIVHLVGGLSGFIGCAILGRRILRLNSIDDASVGSSSPGTVFAGQFLVFIGLQSLSIPNDNTIQHNFYMKLRCNIYINNLLAASSCSLLVVAFHFVFATEEFNHWTVMRCVQAIVSGLVVISAGADNYSPLKAICLGSAGSIVFFLVSRQVFHSALEDYCNIVAIHLVSSILGSLLVPLFNIDDTEEIVLGLTHFSWHLICLITTIAMVSIVMFVAFASLEFFGVLRNRSEYLNHLRANIAAERSGQRPFLQRLFRLRNQDVILQPGSMPNPDQQLAV